A single genomic interval of Phaeodactylum tricornutum CCAP 1055/1 chromosome 5, whole genome shotgun sequence harbors:
- a CDS encoding predicted protein: MLSIPKLKATLAKALAFNSKPTEETFPEFPKVLIWFRFLLGLSYGLYLGLNDYRSGTLPLQALNLITFLPVMYAKLYLGMDGDHFQTQTVFAGTFQAMSLCLLIWIYLFTAAHEADESKLASLLVATVAPMMGDGSDGAISDATYVPPVQKMPESEF; the protein is encoded by the coding sequence ATGTTATCCATTCCCAAACTAAAGGCGACGCTAGCGAAAGCTCTGGCGTTCAATTCCAAACCGACGGAAGAAACCTTTCCCGAATTTCCAAAAGTATTGATTTGGTTCCGGTTTCTTCTCGGCCTTTCGTACGGACTCTATCTGGGATTGAATGACTATCGCTCCGGTACGCTGCCACTTCAAGCACTGAATTTGATCACGTTTCTACCCGTGATGTATGCCAAGCTATACTTGGGTATGGACGGGGACCACTTCCAGACACAGACGGTGTTTGCCGGAACCTTCCAAGCCATGTCCTTGTGTCTATTGATCTGGATATACTTGTTTACAGCCGCACACGAAGCGGATGAAAGCAAGCTAGCGTCTTTACTAGTAGCAACTGTTGCACCCATGATGGGGGATGGTAGTGATGGTGCAATCAGTGATGCGACCTACGTCCCACCAGTACAAAAGATGCCCGAATCCGAGTTTTAG
- the RPN2 gene encoding regulatory proteasome non-atpase subunit 2 (26S proteasome regulatory non ATPase subunit, homolog to plant subunit): MSLSVSNPGHQPVGAVESASGYMALLQEDDVTLRSHALTKLLGCVDRLWHQVAESLPDLEAMAEDTDNPLQVQQTAAAVASRVFFHLEEPTQALRLALEAGTQHFDPMDDQSPYVQRLVSAALDAYIQKRQAQDDEEVDQAKESLVDLGLDMNQLQAMVHRLLEASCAAGKYDHALGIALEARETSQVQEILRAGGNSTSLLQYSIQAAANTVTSKSFRVEVLQVVVGALTVQFEEQNQTKVSYDLLLVHQHLNQALPVSRIMSKLLQGTEDEFLLALQLCFDLMDSGDQAFAQAVAEGIDQDGIGEANQGRSDKVQRVLVGGFSAELSLSFLHKESKADRMIMERLKTALEERSSGSRNSLLHTAAVVTHSYLYAGTTNDSFLRDYLDWMKKASNWAKFSATSSLGVVHASHGAEAMRLLEPYLPMEPSENTSVPGEGGFAEGGSLYALGLIHGSHAGSSASKRQETTEFLRTHLRTSHANEAQSHGAALGVGLTAMGTADLAVVNELKELLVTDSAVAGEAAGIAIGMVLVGTGAELGEIVAELKNYARETTHEKIIRGVAMGLALMSFGQEENADALIEEMRSDRDPVMRYGAQYAVALAYCGTGSNKAIRILLHAAVSDVSDDVRSAAVVGLAFVLFKTPERVPQLVSLLIESFNPHVRYASCMAVGIAMAGTGDADSVAMLEPMLDDMTDYVRQGALMGTAMIYMQQSDTCNGRKIRSFREKIYAIPSEKHHSILTKMGAILSQGIIDAGGRNCSLILGSRNGFTKMSSAVGLALWLQHWHWYPMLHMFSLALTPTVTIGLNKDFKFPKKFEIQCNSKPSAFAYPRKLEDKKEEKKKLVETVTLSTTAKEKARLARKRAKAGEVVVGEMDVDKGDESKSDEEGEKKENADSMEVDNEDEPEKKPKKKRVPEPTSFRVTNPSRITKAQSQACSFDLDQRYRPIRSEEKPMGVVMLTDSTPDEDEELGAVKSPSLEPDGELAPPEPFVWTPPAQPEKTEDDKKEE, from the exons ATGAGTCTTTCGGTTTCCAACCCCGGACATCAGCCCGTCGGCGCAGTGGAATCTGCTAGTGGCTACATGGCTCTTTTGCAAGAAGACGACGTGACCCTACGTTCGCACGCCTTGACGAAACTCTTGGGCTGCGTCGATCGCCTCTGGCATCAAGTGGCGGAGTCCTTGCCCGATCTCGAAGCGATGGCAGAAGACACCGACAATCCTTTGCAAGTCCAACAAACGGCCGCCGCAGTTGCCTCGCGGGTTTTCTTCCATCTCGAAGAACCAACGCAGGCGCTGCGTTTGGCGCTGGAAGCCGGAACTCAGCATTTTGACCCCATGGACGATCAATCTCCATACGTGCAGCGGTTGGTGTCGGCCGCCTTGGATGCGTACATTCAAAAGAGACAAGCtcaagacgacgaggaagtaGATCAAGCTAAGGAAAGTTTGGTGGACTTGGGTCTCGATATGAATCAGTTGCAAGCCATGGTACACCGTCTTTTGGAAGCCTCGTGCGCGGCGGGCAAGTACGATCATGCTCTGGGAATTGCTTTGGAAGCACGCGAAACGTCGCAGGTACAGGAAATCTTACGAGCCGGCGGCAACTCCACATCCTTATTGCAGTACAGTATTCAGGCAGCGGCAAATACAGTGACATCGAAGTCGTTTCGGGTTGAAGTTCTTCAAGTAGTTGTCGGCGCCTTGACTGTTCAATTCGAGGAACAGAACCAAACCAAGGTGTCGTACGATTTGTTACTCGTCCACCAGCATCTCAACCAAGCACTTCCCGTTAGTAGGATCATGTCGAAACTATTGCAAGGTACAGAAGACGAGTTCTTGCTTGCATTGCAGCTATGTTTTGATCTCATGGACAGTGGCGATCAAGCCTTTGCACAAGCGGTGGCAGAGGGTATTGATCAGGACGGTATCGGTGAAGCCAACCAGGGTCGATCGGACAAGGTGCAGCGCGTCCTTGTGGGTGGTTTTTCGGCCGAACTCTCTTTGTCGTTTTTGCACAAAGAAAGCAAGGCGGATCGGATGATTATGGAACGACTCAAAACGGCTTTGGAAGAACGTTCGAGTGGGAGTCGGAATTCGCTGTTGCACACGGCCGCGGTCGTGACACATTCCTATTTGTACGCGGGGACAACAAACGACAGTTTTCTGCGAGATTACTTGGACTGGATGAAAAAGGCATCTAATTG GGCCAAATTCTCTGCTACCTCTTCTTTGGGTGTTGTCCACGCATCCCATGGTGCCGAAGCTATGCGGCTGCTGGAGCCTTATTTGCCAATGGAACCTTCCGAAAACACAAGCGTTCCTGGTGAAGGGGGTTTCGCAGAAGGTGGCTCGCTTTACGCGCTGGGGCTGATTCACGGTTCCCACGCCGGATCATCCGCCTCCAAACGTCAAGAAACGACCGAATTCTTGCGCACGCATCTACGCACGTCGCACGCTAACGAAGCCCAAAGTCACGGTGCAGCGCTCGGGGTTGGGCTGACGGCTATGGGAACGGCCGATCTTGCAGTAGTAAACGAACTCAAGGAACTTTTAGTGACGGATTCGGCAGTTGCCGGTGAAGCCGCTGGAATCGCCATCGGTATGGTGCTAGTAGGTACCGGGGCAG AATTGGGCGAGATAGTTGCGGAACTTAAGAATTACGCCCGTGAGACAACACACGAGAAAATTATCCGCGGTGTTGCAATGGGTCTGGCCTTAATGAGCTTTGGTCAAGAGGAAAACGCCGACGCATTGATCGAAGAAATGCGATCGGACCGCGATCCAGTGATGCGTTACGGTGCCCAGTATGCTGTGGCCCTTGCTTACTGTGGTACTGGGTCAAACAAGGCTATCCGTATCCTCTTGCATGCCGCTGTGAGTGATGTAAGCGACGATGTGCGCAGTGCGGCAGTTGTTGGTCTAGCTTTTGTATTGTTCAAGACTCCCGAACGCGTCCCGCAGCTTGTTTCGCTCTTGATTGAGTCGTTTAATCCTCATGTTCGGTACGCGTCCTGCATGGCTGTAGGAATTGCTATGGCCGGAACGGGCGACGCCGATAGCGTGGCTATGCTAGAACCGATGCTGGATGACATGACGGATTACGTTCGACAAGGAGCTCTGATGGGAACAGCAATGATCTACATGCAGCAAAGCGACACCTGCAACGGTCGAAAGATTCGTTCCTTCCGCGAAAAGATTTACGCGATTCCATCGGAGAAACACCATAGTATTTTAACAAAAATGGGTGCAATTCTATCCCAAGGTATCATTGATGCGGGCGGTCGCAATTGTTCGCTCATACTAGGATCGCGAAACGGATTTACGAAGATGTCAAGCGCTGTTGGTCTAGCATTGTGGCTACAGCATTGGCATTGGTATCCGATGCTACACATGTTTAGTCTCGCTTTGACACCCACAGTAACAATTGGTCTTAACAAGGACTTCAAGTTTCCGAAGAAATTTGAGATCCAATGTAATTCAAAGCCCAGTGCATTCGCCTATCCCCGGAAACTTGAGGacaagaaagaagaaaagaaaaagctcgTCGAGACGGTCACCCTCTCTACTACTgcgaaagagaaagctcGATTGGCACGGAAGCGAGCTAAGGCCGGCGAAGTAGTCGTAGGAGAAATGGATGTTGACAAAGGCGACGAGTCCAAATCGGATGAAGAAGgcgaaaagaaggagaaCGCTGATTCTATGGAGGTCGACAATGAAGACGAACCGGAAAAgaaaccgaagaagaaacgtGTGCCAGAGCCTACTTCATTTCGCGTGACCAATCCGTCGCGAATCACGAAAGCGCAATCGCAGGCCTGCTCTTTTGATTTGGATCAACGTTATCGCCCAATCCGCTCGGAAGAAAAACCGATGGGCGTCGTTATGCTGACTGATAGTACGccggacgaagacgaagaattggGAGCCGTCAAGTCACCTTCCTTAGAGCCTGATGGTGAGCTTGCCCCTCCCGAACCCTTTGT